A genomic region of Leptidea sinapis chromosome 46, ilLepSina1.1, whole genome shotgun sequence contains the following coding sequences:
- the LOC126977956 gene encoding synaptic vesicle glycoprotein 2B-like: protein MELRQKTGKITEKSTNDEGTKTPTAMEQVESALKECRFGRFHIRLLLTSFVGYSCGVNVSVTIPYILPIADCDLNMGLLEKGILNAMPYCGMIASSMVAGFLTDTFGRKRFLIMGFGGLFIFSVISGLCQSYIVLVTSKFFEGLLFAASFSPMMTLTSELCHKGIRDRVMLIQSSFVSIAQIVLALSSWSILKNDWKTSFFGGYIVLNVWNYYLLIMSLWSFWACILYLFIPESPKFLVSQRKFDEGRKVLLQIYKENTGKPADSFKDANLWNLKEINGANEGTDEGQAVRKSQLSKGFDNIKPMFRRPFVFPLILFCCINFFTMTQYNVLRLWFPQLSTIVENYRGENGIKDFCVMLDTYTGDLRMKLANVTTDGEVCVPVRSGNETYINSVILGCVCVIPFIITSIAVNKIGKKNLFIAFGLLSVGCTIGLRWTVSKITMVTLFSTCIALAQTMLSLSQAMVLELFPTTTRTLAMSILMSFGRSGSLVGNIMFPILLDMGCVIPFFTLAGLLIGVTVMALFLPTK, encoded by the exons atggaaTTGAGGCAAAAAACTG gtaaaataacagaaaaaagTACAAATGATGAAGGAACAAAGACACCAACAGCAATGGAACAAGTTGAATCAGCGTTGAAAGAATGTAGATTTGGAAGATTTCACATCAGATTACTGCTAACATCTTTTGTGGGCTATTCGTGTGGGGTGAATGTATCAGTCACGATACCGTACATATTACCAATAGCGGATTGTGATTTGAACATGGGTTTGCTAGAAAAAGGAATTTTGAATGCGATGCCTTATTGCG GAATGATAGCGTCGAGTATGGTGGCGGGCTTCTTGACGGATACATTTGGAAGGAAGCGGTTTCTAATAATGGGATTTGGAGGACTGTTCATATTCAGTGTAATATCCGGACTATGTCAAAGCTATATTGTATTAGTGACATCGAAATTCTTTGAAGGATTACT ATTTGCTGCATCATTTAGTCCAATGATGACTCTCACCTCGGAACTGTGTCATAAGGGTATAAGAGATAGAGTGATGCTGATCCAATCGTCTTTTGTATCAATTGCACAAATAGTTTTGGCATTATCATCTTGGAGCATTCTAAAGAACGACTGGAAGACTTCATTCTTTGGTGGATATATTG TTCTTAACGTATGGAATTACTACTTACTCATCATGTCTCTGTGGTCATTTTGGGCGtgcattttatatctttttattcCTGAGAGCCCAAAGTTTCTTGTATCCCAGCGGAAATTTGATGAAGGCAGGAAGGTTCTCTTACAGATTTATAAGGAAAATACAGGGAAACCGGCAGATAGTTTTAAA gacGCCAATCTATGgaatttaaaggaaataaatggcgccaACGAAGGAACAGATGAGGGTCAAGCAGTCCGCAAAAGTCAACTGTCCAAGGGTTTTGATAACATTAAGCCTATGTTCCGAAGACCATTTGTATTCCCCCTTATACTTTTCTGTTGTATAAACTTCTTCACAATGACACA GTACAATGTCCTCAGACTTTGGTTTCCACAATTATCAACAATTGTGGAGAATTACCGCGGCGAGAATGGGATTAAAGACTTCTGTGTCATGTTGGATACATATACAGGTGATTTGAGAATGAAACTCGCAAATGTAACAACAGACGGTGAAGTTTGTGTGCCG gTACGAAGTGGCAatgaaacatacataaacagcGTAATATTAGGATGTGTCTGCGTCATACCATTTATAATCACAAGTATCGCAGTCAATAAAATAGGGAAAAAGAATCTATTCATTGCTTTTGGGTTACTATCAGTGGGATGTACCATCGGCCTAAGATGGACTGTATCGAAGATAACTATGGTTACATTGTTTTCAACTTGTATTGCGTTAGCACAGACTATGTTGAGCTTATCTCAAGCTATGGTGCTCGAATTATTTCCTACAACAACCcg AACATTGGCGATGAGTATTCTTATGTCTTTCGGCCGCAGTGGAAGTCTAGTTGGAAATATTATGTTTCCTATATTACTCGATATGGGATGTGTTATACCTTTCTTTACGTTGGCAGGTCTTCTAATTG GTGTAACAGTAATGGCACTTTTTTTGCCAACGAAgtag